In Pseudomonas fluorescens, one genomic interval encodes:
- the nusB gene encoding transcription antitermination factor NusB — MISDDSDRFNPRDPKPADAGKPSKSVKRREARQLATQALYQWHMAKASLNEIEAQFRVDNDFTDVDGAYFREILHGVPQFKTEIDTALKPCLDIEIEELDPVELAVLRLSTWELLKRVDVPYRVVINEGIELAKVFGSTDGHKFVNGVLDKLAPRLREAEVKAFKR; from the coding sequence GTGATTAGCGACGATAGCGATCGTTTCAACCCGCGCGATCCGAAACCTGCGGATGCCGGCAAGCCATCGAAAAGCGTCAAGCGTCGCGAAGCCCGTCAGCTCGCGACTCAGGCCCTGTATCAGTGGCACATGGCCAAGGCTTCGCTGAACGAGATCGAAGCGCAGTTCCGCGTTGATAACGATTTCACCGATGTCGATGGCGCTTACTTCCGCGAGATCCTGCACGGGGTTCCGCAGTTCAAGACTGAAATCGACACCGCGCTCAAGCCGTGCCTGGACATCGAAATCGAAGAGCTGGACCCGGTTGAACTGGCGGTTCTGCGCCTGTCCACCTGGGAGCTGCTCAAGCGCGTCGATGTGCCGTACCGCGTTGTGATCAACGAAGGTATCGAGCTGGCGAAAGTCTTCGGTTCGACCGACGGCCACAAGTTCGTCAACGGCGTACTCGACAAGCTGGCTCCGCGCCTGCGTGAAGCTGAAGTGAAGGCGTTCAAGCGCTGA